The Bradyrhizobium sp. WBAH42 genome includes a window with the following:
- a CDS encoding alpha/beta hydrolase translates to MPEVIFTGPAGRLEGRYHPAKQKNAPIAMILHPHPQFHGTMNHQIVYQCYYAFAHRGFSVLRFNFRGVGRSQGSFDHGTGELSDAAAALDWAQTINPEARACWVAGFSFGAWIGMQLLMRRPEVEGFISIAPPANLYDFSFLAPCPSSGLIVHGEKDAVVPPKDVNTLVEKLKTQKGIVIDQQIIPGANHFFDSKLEPLMETITAYLDMRLANVR, encoded by the coding sequence ATGCCTGAAGTCATTTTCACCGGCCCTGCCGGCCGCCTCGAGGGCCGCTATCACCCGGCCAAGCAGAAGAACGCGCCGATCGCGATGATCCTGCATCCGCATCCGCAGTTCCACGGCACGATGAACCATCAGATCGTGTACCAGTGCTACTACGCTTTCGCGCATCGCGGCTTCTCGGTGCTGCGCTTCAATTTCCGCGGCGTCGGCCGCAGCCAGGGCTCGTTCGACCATGGCACCGGCGAATTGTCGGATGCAGCCGCCGCGCTCGACTGGGCACAGACCATCAATCCCGAGGCGCGCGCCTGCTGGGTCGCCGGCTTCTCCTTCGGCGCCTGGATCGGCATGCAGCTCCTGATGCGCCGCCCCGAGGTCGAGGGCTTCATCTCGATCGCGCCGCCGGCCAACCTCTACGACTTCTCGTTCCTCGCGCCTTGCCCGTCCTCAGGCCTGATCGTTCACGGCGAGAAGGACGCGGTGGTGCCGCCCAAGGACGTCAACACGCTGGTCGAGAAGCTGAAGACGCAAAAGGGCATCGTGATCGACCAGCAGATCATCCCCGGCGCCAACCACTTCTTCGACTCCAAGCTCGAGCCGCTGATGGAAACCATCACGGCCTATCTCGACATGCGCCTCGCCAACGTGCGGTGA
- a CDS encoding LytTR family DNA-binding domain-containing protein has protein sequence MMFAAIAAVALAIGIVNAFSGAQDAAWRGDSYDIGRRLFWEMSSIGVILLLLPILVLAVRRMRRTPGLAAQAAIGAIALLGFSTLHITGMVWVRKLALWLAGGAYDFRFSLATVLYEFRKDAVAVVLIGATIWLLESRRELKSAAIASSAPPAPQPPSPDLIWLRDGTSRIRVVPRDILWVASAGNYIEYSLADGTQHLIRGTLAAAESELARFSIVRVHRTKLANLDRVRGVDLKPSGDFELAFDNGQTLGGSRRYRSTVAALGSRTAPAGSATGDP, from the coding sequence ATGATGTTCGCAGCGATTGCGGCCGTCGCGCTCGCGATCGGAATCGTCAATGCGTTTTCCGGCGCACAGGACGCGGCTTGGCGTGGCGACAGCTACGACATCGGCCGTCGGCTGTTCTGGGAGATGTCGAGCATCGGCGTCATCCTGCTGTTGCTGCCGATCCTGGTCTTGGCGGTCCGCCGCATGCGCCGGACACCGGGCCTCGCCGCACAGGCGGCAATCGGGGCGATCGCCCTGCTCGGCTTCTCCACCCTCCACATCACCGGCATGGTCTGGGTGCGAAAGCTCGCGCTCTGGCTCGCCGGCGGCGCCTACGATTTCCGTTTCTCGCTCGCGACGGTCCTGTACGAATTCCGCAAAGACGCCGTGGCCGTTGTCCTGATCGGCGCCACGATCTGGCTGCTCGAAAGCCGGCGCGAGCTGAAGAGCGCCGCGATCGCTTCGTCAGCGCCGCCCGCCCCGCAGCCCCCGTCTCCCGATCTGATCTGGCTGCGTGACGGCACCAGCCGCATTCGCGTGGTGCCGCGCGACATCCTCTGGGTGGCGTCCGCCGGCAACTACATCGAATACAGCCTCGCCGACGGCACCCAGCACCTCATCCGGGGCACGCTGGCGGCGGCGGAAAGCGAGCTGGCGCGCTTTTCCATCGTTCGCGTTCATCGGACCAAGCTTGCCAATCTCGACCGGGTGCGCGGCGTGGACCTCAAGCCGTCAGGAGATTTCGAGCTCGCCTTCGACAACGGCCAGACCCTCGGCGGCAGCCGGCGTTACCGGTCGACCGTCGCCGCGCTCGGAAGCCGAACCGCCCCGGCGGGAAGCGCCACCGGCGATCCATAA
- a CDS encoding acyltransferase family protein has protein sequence MTTPQQFQSSERRIDLDWVRILAFGLLIFYHVGMLYVSWGFHIKSAHRLTWLEPVMLFLNPWRLSLLFLVSGVATRFMLGKSSLASLAGARSARLLIPLIFGMLVIVPPQAYLQIVESLGYPAGFLDFYTRHYFAFGPQFCPNPCIVLPTWNHLWFVVYLWVYTMALIGVLALWPAGADWIGRKLAGMLAGPWLLIGPCLLFAAWRLVLFPAFPSTHALFGDWYNHADHATAFLIGFLLARQEGIWRELERQRFVALLAAVACFSAFILVRAGLFAPSPALKWAAASAYGCYQWLAIAAVLGFARRHLTADSPARRYLTDAIFPYYIVHQTAIIVIAHQLRDSGLPAGTEALIVIAGTALTCVATYEIVRRVAWLRPLFGLRAVPRTVRRVERQPA, from the coding sequence ATGACAACACCACAGCAATTCCAAAGCTCGGAAAGACGTATCGACCTGGACTGGGTGCGGATTTTAGCCTTCGGGCTCTTGATCTTCTACCACGTCGGCATGCTCTACGTGTCCTGGGGATTCCACATCAAGAGCGCGCACCGGCTGACCTGGCTGGAACCGGTGATGCTATTCCTCAACCCCTGGCGGCTGTCGCTGCTGTTCCTGGTGTCCGGGGTTGCCACCCGCTTCATGCTCGGCAAGTCCAGCCTGGCCTCGCTCGCGGGTGCGCGATCGGCGCGGCTCCTGATCCCGCTCATCTTCGGCATGCTCGTGATCGTGCCGCCGCAGGCCTATCTCCAGATCGTCGAAAGCCTCGGTTATCCCGCCGGCTTCCTCGATTTCTACACCAGGCACTACTTTGCCTTCGGCCCGCAGTTCTGTCCGAACCCGTGCATCGTGTTGCCGACCTGGAACCATCTCTGGTTCGTGGTCTATCTCTGGGTCTACACGATGGCCTTGATCGGCGTGCTCGCGCTGTGGCCGGCGGGGGCTGACTGGATTGGCCGTAAGCTTGCTGGCATGCTCGCCGGACCATGGCTGCTGATCGGGCCATGCCTGCTGTTTGCGGCCTGGCGCCTGGTGCTGTTCCCGGCTTTCCCGTCGACGCACGCGTTGTTCGGCGACTGGTACAACCACGCCGACCACGCGACGGCCTTCCTGATCGGTTTCCTGCTGGCCCGGCAGGAGGGGATCTGGCGCGAACTGGAGCGCCAGCGCTTCGTGGCCCTGCTGGCGGCCGTCGCCTGCTTCTCTGCCTTCATCCTGGTACGCGCCGGCCTGTTCGCGCCGTCGCCTGCGCTGAAGTGGGCCGCGGCCTCGGCCTATGGTTGCTATCAATGGCTCGCGATCGCCGCCGTTCTGGGCTTTGCGCGGCGCCATCTCACCGCCGACAGCCCGGCGCGGCGCTATCTCACCGACGCGATCTTCCCGTACTACATCGTGCATCAGACCGCGATCATCGTGATCGCTCATCAATTGCGCGACAGCGGTCTGCCGGCCGGGACCGAAGCGCTGATTGTCATCGCTGGGACCGCGCTCACATGTGTGGCGACCTATGAAATTGTTCGGCGCGTTGCCTGGCTGCGGCCGCTGTTCGGATTGCGGGCGGTGCCGCGAACGGTGCGAAGGGTGGAACGGCAGCCGGCCTGA
- a CDS encoding cysteine desulfurase family protein — MPNRVYLDWNATTPLRAEARAAMVAAFDLVGNPSSVHAEGREARRLVEEARATLAAAVGAQPRNVVFSSAGTEANALALSPGLRGPSGGPVARLLVSAVEHASVLAGGRFPADKIGLIQVTRSGVVDLDQLKRQLKDGPPALVSIMAANNETGAVQPVTEAASIVHEAGGLLHVDAIQALGKIPFNINSVGADLASFSAHKIGGAKGVGALALTEGISGLEPVLRGGGQELNRRAGTENIAGIAGFGAAVKAALQALPEHVKRMASLRDRLENGLRDVPGTTVFATEVARLPNTVLFTAPGLKAETAVIGFDLEGIAVSSGSACSSGKVQPSHVLSAMGYDPAVAQGAVRLSLGWSTEPEDINRALEAWRKLGNTLLKR; from the coding sequence ATGCCGAACCGTGTCTATCTCGACTGGAATGCGACCACGCCGCTGCGCGCCGAGGCGCGGGCGGCGATGGTGGCGGCCTTCGACCTGGTCGGCAATCCCTCCTCGGTCCATGCCGAGGGGCGGGAGGCGCGGCGGCTGGTCGAAGAAGCTCGCGCGACGCTTGCGGCCGCGGTGGGGGCGCAGCCGCGCAACGTCGTCTTCAGCTCAGCTGGAACCGAGGCCAATGCGCTGGCGCTCTCGCCGGGCTTGCGGGGTCCGTCCGGCGGACCTGTCGCGCGGCTGCTGGTCTCGGCGGTTGAGCACGCCTCGGTGCTGGCCGGCGGCCGGTTCCCGGCGGACAAGATCGGCCTGATCCAGGTCACGCGCTCCGGCGTGGTCGACCTCGATCAGTTGAAGCGGCAGCTGAAGGACGGCCCGCCAGCCCTGGTCTCGATCATGGCCGCCAACAACGAGACGGGCGCCGTTCAGCCCGTCACGGAGGCTGCGAGCATCGTCCACGAGGCCGGCGGCCTCCTGCATGTCGATGCGATCCAGGCGCTGGGCAAAATTCCATTCAATATCAATTCGGTAGGCGCAGACCTTGCCAGTTTTTCTGCGCACAAGATCGGCGGTGCCAAGGGGGTCGGCGCCCTGGCGCTGACCGAGGGGATAAGCGGCCTTGAGCCGGTGCTGCGGGGCGGCGGGCAGGAGCTCAACCGCCGGGCCGGAACCGAGAACATTGCCGGGATCGCCGGCTTCGGGGCCGCGGTAAAGGCTGCGCTTCAGGCTCTGCCGGAGCATGTGAAGCGCATGGCAAGCCTCAGAGATCGTTTGGAAAATGGCCTCCGTGACGTACCCGGGACGACCGTCTTTGCGACAGAGGTGGCGCGGTTGCCAAATACCGTCCTTTTCACCGCGCCGGGCTTGAAGGCCGAAACCGCCGTGATCGGCTTCGATCTGGAGGGAATCGCGGTGTCCTCCGGCTCCGCCTGCTCCTCCGGAAAGGTCCAGCCGTCTCACGTCCTGTCGGCGATGGGCTATGATCCCGCGGTGGCCCAGGGAGCGGTGCGTCTCAGTCTGGGCTGGTCCACGGAACCGGAGGACATCAATCGGGCGTTAGAGGCTTGGCGAAAGCTTGGTAATACCCTACTTAAGAGATGA
- the sufB gene encoding Fe-S cluster assembly protein SufB, which produces MPAVQETVERVKRIDVDQYRYGFETLIDTEKAPKGLSEEIVKFISQKKNEPAWMLQWRLEAYRRWLTMTEPTWARVDYPKIDFQDLYYYAAPKPKKTVSSLDEIDPEILKTYEKLGIPLREVAMLEGVEPKPGEEDPARRKIAVDAVFDSVSVATTFKAELKKAGVIFMPISEAIREHPELVQKYLGSVVPTSDNFYATLNSAVFSDGSFVYVPPGVRCPMELSTYFRINERNTGQFERTLIIADKGSYVSYLEGCTAPQRDENQLHAAVVELVALDDAEIKYSTVQNWYPGNSEGKGGIYNFVTKRGDCRGANSKISWTQVETGSAITWKYPSCILRGDNSRGEFYSIAISNGFQQVDSGTKMIHLGKNTSSRIISKGIAAGKSQNTYRGLVTAHRKATGARNFTACDSLLIGDKCGAHTVPYIEAKNSSATFEHEATTSKISEDVLFYCIQRGLSQEEAVGLVVNGFVKDVLQQLPMEFAVEAQKLISISLEGSVG; this is translated from the coding sequence ATGCCAGCCGTACAAGAGACGGTCGAGCGCGTGAAGCGCATCGACGTCGACCAGTATCGTTATGGGTTTGAGACCCTGATCGACACCGAGAAGGCCCCGAAGGGGCTGTCGGAAGAGATCGTAAAATTCATCTCGCAGAAGAAGAACGAACCCGCCTGGATGCTGCAGTGGCGGCTGGAGGCCTATCGGCGCTGGCTGACCATGACCGAGCCGACCTGGGCCCGCGTCGACTATCCCAAGATCGACTTCCAGGACCTCTATTACTACGCGGCGCCGAAGCCGAAGAAGACGGTCTCCTCACTGGACGAGATCGATCCGGAGATCCTGAAGACCTACGAGAAGCTCGGCATCCCCTTGCGGGAAGTCGCCATGCTCGAAGGCGTCGAACCCAAGCCCGGTGAAGAGGATCCCGCCCGCCGCAAGATCGCGGTCGACGCCGTGTTCGACTCGGTCTCGGTTGCGACCACGTTCAAGGCCGAGCTGAAGAAGGCCGGCGTGATCTTCATGCCGATCTCCGAGGCGATCCGCGAGCATCCTGAATTGGTGCAGAAATATCTGGGCTCGGTGGTTCCGACCTCGGACAATTTCTACGCCACGCTGAACTCGGCGGTGTTCTCCGACGGCTCGTTCGTCTACGTGCCGCCGGGCGTGCGCTGCCCGATGGAGCTGTCGACCTATTTCCGCATCAACGAGCGCAACACCGGCCAGTTCGAGCGTACGCTGATCATCGCCGACAAGGGCTCCTACGTCTCCTATCTCGAGGGCTGCACCGCGCCGCAGCGCGACGAGAACCAGCTGCATGCCGCCGTGGTCGAGCTCGTCGCGCTCGACGATGCCGAGATCAAATATTCGACGGTGCAGAACTGGTACCCCGGCAATTCGGAAGGCAAGGGCGGCATCTACAATTTCGTCACAAAGCGTGGCGACTGCCGCGGCGCCAATTCCAAGATTTCCTGGACCCAGGTCGAGACCGGCTCTGCGATCACCTGGAAATATCCGAGCTGCATCTTGCGCGGCGATAACTCCCGCGGCGAGTTCTACTCGATCGCGATCTCGAACGGCTTCCAGCAGGTCGATTCGGGCACCAAGATGATCCATCTCGGCAAGAACACGTCGAGCCGCATCATCTCCAAGGGCATTGCCGCCGGCAAGTCGCAGAACACCTATCGCGGTCTCGTCACGGCGCATCGCAAGGCGACCGGGGCGCGCAACTTCACCGCCTGCGATTCGCTGCTGATCGGCGACAAATGCGGCGCGCACACCGTGCCGTATATCGAGGCCAAGAACTCCTCGGCGACGTTCGAGCACGAGGCGACGACCTCGAAGATCTCCGAAGACGTGCTGTTCTACTGCATCCAGCGCGGGCTCAGCCAGGAAGAAGCGGTCGGCCTCGTCGTCAACGGCTTCGTCAAGGACGTGCTGCAGCAGCTGCCGATGGAATTCGCGGTGGAAGCGCAGAAGCTGATCTCGATCTCGCTCGAAGGGTCGGTCGGCTAA
- the sufC gene encoding Fe-S cluster assembly ATPase SufC — protein MALLEVKDLKVRVEEREILHGLTLTVNEGEVHAIMGPNGSGKSTLSHVIAGKPGYEVTDGQILFRGEDLLEMDPDERAAKGVFLAFQYPVEIPGVTTMNFLRTALNAQRKARGESELMVPDFLKKVREVSKSLNIPQDMLKRGVNVGFSGGEKKRNEVLQMALFEPSLCILDEMDSGLDIDALRIAADGVNALRSPGRAMVVITHYQRLLNYIVPDFVHVMSRGRVVKSGGKDLALELEASGYAQFEDAA, from the coding sequence ATGGCTTTGCTTGAAGTGAAAGACCTCAAGGTTCGTGTCGAGGAGCGTGAGATCCTCCACGGCCTGACGCTGACCGTGAACGAGGGCGAGGTGCACGCGATCATGGGGCCGAACGGCTCCGGCAAGTCGACGCTTTCGCACGTCATCGCCGGCAAGCCCGGCTACGAGGTCACCGACGGCCAGATCCTGTTTAGGGGCGAGGACCTCTTGGAGATGGACCCGGACGAGCGCGCCGCCAAGGGCGTGTTCCTGGCGTTCCAATATCCGGTCGAGATTCCCGGCGTCACCACCATGAATTTCCTGCGCACTGCGCTCAATGCGCAGCGCAAGGCGCGCGGCGAAAGCGAGCTGATGGTGCCGGACTTCCTGAAGAAGGTCCGCGAAGTCTCGAAGTCGCTGAACATCCCGCAGGACATGCTCAAGCGCGGCGTCAATGTCGGCTTCTCCGGCGGCGAGAAGAAGCGCAACGAGGTGTTGCAGATGGCGCTGTTCGAGCCGAGCCTGTGCATCCTCGACGAGATGGATTCCGGTCTCGACATCGATGCGCTGCGGATCGCGGCCGACGGCGTCAATGCGCTGCGCTCGCCGGGGCGTGCGATGGTCGTCATCACCCACTATCAGCGGCTGCTCAACTACATCGTGCCTGATTTCGTGCACGTGATGTCGAGGGGCCGCGTCGTGAAGAGCGGCGGCAAGGATCTGGCGCTGGAGCTGGAAGCCTCCGGCTACGCCCAGTTCGAGGATGCCGCGTAA
- the sufD gene encoding Fe-S cluster assembly protein SufD — MNVAVAKTGGGRAVSDLFASAEGRLPGSPDVAAVRREAFETYERLGLPHRRIEEWKYTDLRALVGEMLPLAAAPDAAALKRAADAVKAHAIAGARKLVLVDGVFAAELSDVKALVAEAGFETSHEALEKDASLLKTASTDAVIALNAAMATDGVMLSIADGAQLSAPIQIIHIATAASTSAFTRSRIAVGKGARVTIVETFVAAEAKAYQVNDAVIVSVGDNADVAHIRLMDDAPDAVNVTSQFVTIGANVKFNFFNMTTGAAVSRLQGFITLAGEGSELSANGVNLLKKTEHGDTTLVVDHAVPHCVSREIFRAVIDDRAHSVFQGRIIVRPDAQKTDGKMMTRALLLSDEAEADNKPELEIFADDVSCGHGATAGALDESLLFYLKARGLPEKQAQALLIQAFVGEAIEQIADDTLREHVIGIAERWLERRS; from the coding sequence ATGAACGTTGCTGTGGCAAAGACCGGGGGCGGCCGCGCGGTGAGCGATCTCTTCGCCAGCGCCGAGGGCCGCTTGCCGGGTTCGCCTGATGTGGCAGCAGTGCGCCGCGAGGCGTTCGAGACCTATGAGCGTCTCGGCCTGCCGCACCGCCGGATCGAGGAATGGAAATACACCGACCTGCGCGCGCTGGTCGGCGAGATGCTGCCGCTGGCAGCCGCGCCCGATGCCGCCGCGCTGAAGCGCGCCGCGGACGCGGTCAAGGCGCATGCCATCGCGGGCGCCCGCAAGCTGGTGCTGGTCGACGGCGTGTTCGCAGCCGAGCTTTCCGACGTGAAGGCGCTTGTCGCCGAGGCGGGCTTTGAGACTTCGCATGAGGCGCTGGAGAAGGACGCTAGCCTCCTGAAGACCGCATCCACTGATGCGGTGATTGCGCTGAACGCAGCAATGGCGACCGACGGCGTCATGTTGTCGATTGCGGATGGCGCCCAGCTGTCCGCGCCGATCCAGATCATCCACATCGCGACCGCCGCGTCGACCTCGGCGTTCACCCGCTCACGGATCGCAGTCGGGAAGGGCGCTCGCGTCACCATCGTCGAGACTTTTGTTGCGGCGGAAGCCAAGGCCTACCAGGTCAACGACGCCGTCATCGTCTCGGTCGGCGACAACGCCGACGTCGCACATATCCGCCTGATGGACGACGCGCCCGACGCGGTGAACGTCACCTCGCAGTTCGTCACCATCGGCGCCAATGTGAAGTTCAATTTCTTCAACATGACCACGGGCGCCGCGGTGAGCCGTCTTCAGGGCTTCATCACGCTGGCCGGCGAGGGCAGTGAGCTCTCGGCCAACGGTGTCAACTTGTTGAAGAAAACCGAGCACGGTGACACCACGCTGGTGGTCGACCACGCCGTGCCGCACTGCGTCAGCCGCGAGATATTCCGGGCCGTGATCGACGACCGCGCCCATTCGGTGTTCCAGGGCCGCATCATCGTCCGCCCCGACGCGCAGAAGACCGACGGCAAGATGATGACCCGGGCGCTGCTGCTGTCGGACGAGGCCGAAGCGGACAACAAGCCCGAGCTGGAAATCTTTGCCGACGACGTCTCGTGTGGCCACGGCGCGACCGCCGGCGCGCTGGACGAGAGCCTGCTGTTCTATCTGAAGGCCCGCGGCCTGCCGGAGAAGCAGGCCCAGGCGCTGCTGATCCAGGCCTTCGTCGGCGAGGCAATCGAGCAGATCGCCGACGATACCTTGCGCGAGCACGTGATCGGCATCGCCGAGCGCTGGCTGGAGCGGCGGTCATGA
- a CDS encoding cysteine desulfurase has translation MSTHPAVKNGAYDVARVRQDFPALAMQVYGKPLVYLDNAASAQKPSAVLDRMTQAYTSEYANVHRGLHYLANAATEAYEGGRAKVAQFINAARTEEVIFTRNATEAINLVASSWGAPNIGEGDEIVISIMEHHSNIVPWHFLRERQGAVIKWAPVDDEGNFLIDEFEKLLSPKTKLVAITQMSNALGTIVPVKDVVRIAHARGIPVLVDGSQGAVHLPVDVQDIGCDFYVFTGHKVYGPTGIGVLWAKYDHLVAMRPFNGGGEMIREVSREVVTYGDPPHKFEAGTPAIVEAVGLGAAIDYVNSIGKERIAAHEADLTAYAQEKLREINSLRLIGTARGKGPVISFELKGAHAHDVATVIDRQGIAVRAGTHCVMPLLERFNVTATCRASFGMYNTREEVDHLAQALLKARDLFA, from the coding sequence ATGAGCACGCATCCGGCGGTCAAGAACGGGGCCTATGACGTTGCGCGCGTGCGCCAAGATTTTCCGGCGCTCGCCATGCAGGTCTACGGCAAGCCGCTCGTTTATCTCGACAACGCCGCCTCGGCGCAGAAGCCGAGCGCCGTGCTGGACCGCATGACGCAGGCCTATACGTCCGAATACGCCAATGTGCATCGCGGCCTGCACTACCTCGCCAATGCCGCGACAGAGGCCTATGAGGGCGGCCGCGCCAAGGTGGCGCAGTTCATCAACGCTGCGCGCACCGAGGAAGTGATCTTCACCCGCAATGCGACCGAGGCGATCAACCTGGTCGCATCCTCCTGGGGTGCCCCCAATATCGGGGAAGGCGACGAGATCGTCATTTCGATCATGGAGCACCACTCCAACATCGTACCCTGGCACTTCCTGAGGGAGCGCCAGGGCGCGGTGATCAAGTGGGCGCCGGTCGACGACGAGGGCAATTTCCTCATCGACGAGTTCGAGAAGCTCTTGAGCCCGAAGACCAAGCTGGTCGCGATCACGCAGATGTCGAACGCGCTCGGCACCATCGTGCCGGTCAAGGACGTCGTCAGGATCGCCCATGCCCGCGGCATTCCGGTGCTGGTCGACGGCAGCCAGGGCGCGGTGCATCTGCCCGTCGACGTCCAGGACATCGGCTGCGACTTCTACGTCTTCACCGGCCACAAGGTCTATGGCCCGACCGGCATCGGCGTGCTCTGGGCCAAGTACGACCACCTCGTCGCGATGCGCCCCTTCAATGGCGGCGGCGAGATGATCCGCGAGGTCTCGCGCGAGGTCGTCACCTATGGCGATCCCCCGCACAAGTTCGAGGCCGGCACGCCGGCGATCGTCGAGGCCGTCGGCCTTGGCGCCGCCATCGACTACGTCAATTCGATCGGCAAGGAGCGCATCGCCGCCCACGAGGCCGATCTCACCGCCTACGCCCAGGAGAAGCTGCGCGAGATCAACTCGCTGCGGCTGATCGGCACGGCGCGGGGCAAGGGCCCGGTGATCTCCTTCGAGCTCAAGGGCGCGCATGCCCATGACGTCGCTACAGTGATCGACCGCCAGGGCATCGCGGTGCGCGCCGGCACCCATTGCGTCATGCCGCTTTTAGAGCGGTTCAACGTCACGGCCACCTGCCGGGCCTCGTTCGGCATGTATAATACGCGGGAAGAAGTCGATCATCTGGCACAGGCGCTGCTGAAGGCGCGGGATTTGTTCGCATGA
- a CDS encoding SUF system Fe-S cluster assembly protein, with the protein MSDTAEIKANPMETRSALPPEETERLTTEIIAGLKTVFDPEIPADIYELGLIYKVEIKDDRSVDVQMTLTTPNCPAAGELPTMVENAVASVPGVGVVDVKVVWEPPWSPERMSDEARLVLNMW; encoded by the coding sequence ATGAGTGACACGGCCGAAATCAAAGCCAATCCGATGGAGACTCGTTCGGCGCTGCCGCCGGAGGAGACCGAGCGTCTCACCACCGAGATCATCGCCGGGCTCAAGACCGTGTTCGATCCGGAAATTCCGGCCGACATCTACGAGCTCGGCCTGATCTACAAGGTCGAGATCAAGGACGACCGCTCGGTGGACGTCCAGATGACGCTGACGACGCCGAATTGTCCGGCCGCAGGCGAGCTGCCGACCATGGTCGAGAACGCGGTCGCCAGCGTCCCCGGCGTCGGCGTGGTTGACGTCAAGGTCGTCTGGGAGCCGCCGTGGTCGCCCGAGCGCATGAGCGACGAGGCGCGCCTCGTGCTGAACATGTGGTGA
- a CDS encoding iron-sulfur cluster assembly accessory protein codes for MTQATPASSTPKPRRPRPQVMRLTDAAAQRITELTQRADSEIVGLRVGVKNGGCAGQSYTVEYAHEIRPTDEVVEDKGVKILVDPKAVLFLLGTEMDYKADKMQAQFVFNNPNQISACGCGESVELRPAKIDG; via the coding sequence ATGACCCAGGCGACACCAGCATCCTCCACTCCGAAGCCGCGGCGTCCGCGCCCGCAGGTGATGCGGCTGACGGACGCTGCTGCCCAGCGCATCACCGAGCTGACCCAGCGCGCCGATTCCGAGATCGTGGGCCTGCGAGTCGGCGTCAAGAACGGCGGCTGCGCCGGCCAGTCCTACACGGTCGAATACGCCCACGAGATCCGCCCGACCGACGAGGTCGTCGAGGACAAGGGCGTCAAGATCCTGGTCGATCCCAAGGCCGTGCTGTTCCTGCTCGGCACCGAGATGGACTACAAGGCCGACAAGATGCAGGCCCAGTTCGTCTTCAACAATCCCAACCAGATCTCCGCCTGCGGCTGCGGCGAATCGGTCGAGCTGCGGCCGGCCAAGATCGACGGGTAA
- a CDS encoding TfoX/Sxy family protein — MDREFLIDLFADFGPVTFRKMFSGFGISADGVNFALSLRAGLFFRADETTIPDFEAEGSKPFQYSTRAKTVVVNSYWELPARLFDDSAELAQWARAALAAAQRAKVKKRPKAKKPAAKKVAPKKRLAKKVAKKTVRRVG, encoded by the coding sequence ATGGACCGCGAATTCCTGATCGACCTGTTCGCCGATTTCGGCCCGGTCACCTTCCGAAAAATGTTCTCGGGCTTCGGCATCTCCGCCGACGGCGTCAATTTCGCGCTGTCACTGCGCGCCGGCCTGTTCTTCCGCGCCGACGAGACGACCATTCCCGATTTCGAAGCCGAAGGCTCGAAGCCGTTCCAGTATTCGACCCGCGCCAAGACCGTGGTGGTGAATTCCTACTGGGAGCTGCCGGCGCGCCTGTTCGATGATTCCGCAGAGCTGGCGCAATGGGCGAGGGCGGCGCTCGCCGCGGCGCAGCGCGCCAAGGTGAAGAAACGACCGAAGGCGAAGAAGCCGGCGGCGAAGAAGGTTGCGCCGAAGAAGCGTCTGGCGAAGAAGGTTGCCAAGAAGACGGTGCGTAGGGTGGGTTAG